The Streptomyces uncialis genomic interval CCGGCGCCCCCGAGGGCGCCGCGCGGCCTGTCCTGGAGGCTCCCGACATCGCCCGGATGCTGACCCGTATCGCCCACGAGATCGTGGAGCGCGCCAAGGGCGCCGACGATGTGGTGCTCCTCGGCATCCCCACCCGCGGGGTCTTCCTCGCGCAGCGGCTCGCCGCGAAGCTCGCGGAGATCACCGGGCGCGCGATCCCCGTCGGCTCCCTCGACATCACCATGTACCGCGACGACCTGCGGATGCACCCGCCGCGCGCCCTGGCCCGCACCGACATCCCCGGCGACGGGGTGGACGGCCGGCTCGTGGTCCTCGTCGACGACGTGCTCTTCTCCGGGCGCACCATCCGCGCGGCCCTCGACGCCCTGAACGACATCGGGCGCCCCCGCGCGGTGCAGCTCGCCGTCCTCGTCGACCGCGGCCACCGCGAGCTGCCGATCCGCGCGGACTACGTGGGCAAGAACCTGCCGACCTCGCTGCGCGAGACGGTCCGGGTGCAGCTCGACGAGGAGGACGGGCGCGACACCGTCCTGCTCGGGCTGAAGCCCGCGGGCCCCGCCGGATGAGCCGCACCGTCTGACCCTGGCCCGGACGGGCCGCGCCGCCACCGCTCCGCG includes:
- the pyrR gene encoding bifunctional pyr operon transcriptional regulator/uracil phosphoribosyltransferase PyrR — translated: MDTSGTNHPEPAGPAAGPTGPVHDGTGAPEGAARPVLEAPDIARMLTRIAHEIVERAKGADDVVLLGIPTRGVFLAQRLAAKLAEITGRAIPVGSLDITMYRDDLRMHPPRALARTDIPGDGVDGRLVVLVDDVLFSGRTIRAALDALNDIGRPRAVQLAVLVDRGHRELPIRADYVGKNLPTSLRETVRVQLDEEDGRDTVLLGLKPAGPAG